A window of Caldalkalibacillus uzonensis contains these coding sequences:
- a CDS encoding enoyl-CoA hydratase/isomerase family protein: protein MQVSIKRVEPQSKITLQESAGLAIITINRPHLRNALTSRMWDELTHLGKRILDNPKNRVVIIRGNGPHFTAGSDIKEFSQMTLEEAEEAFVRMEKAISTFERLPLPTIGVVNGPAMGAGFVFALACDLRIGSNNTQMGIPVGRLGITLNDKFVKRIVDLIGPSRAKDLVYTGRLFNAEECYQLGLINYLVETERLDRFAFELGKKISSQSPASVYAVKRSVASSIPGINVPWGDPRQVFVDPYDFPEGIRAFVEKRSPQFKDRRGQH from the coding sequence ATGCAAGTGTCAATAAAACGGGTGGAGCCCCAATCAAAAATTACACTTCAGGAGTCAGCTGGTTTAGCCATTATCACCATAAACCGCCCTCACCTTCGCAATGCACTAACGTCACGGATGTGGGATGAATTGACTCACTTAGGCAAACGCATACTGGATAACCCAAAAAATAGAGTGGTGATCATCCGGGGGAACGGACCGCATTTTACCGCTGGTTCAGATATTAAGGAGTTTTCACAAATGACGCTTGAAGAGGCAGAAGAAGCATTTGTGCGAATGGAGAAGGCGATTTCCACCTTTGAAAGATTGCCTCTGCCGACGATCGGGGTGGTTAATGGCCCAGCGATGGGGGCCGGATTTGTGTTCGCCCTTGCTTGTGATCTCCGCATTGGCTCGAACAACACTCAGATGGGAATTCCGGTGGGACGCCTAGGCATTACGTTAAACGATAAATTTGTCAAACGGATTGTGGATTTAATCGGTCCAAGCCGTGCCAAAGATCTGGTGTATACTGGGCGCTTGTTCAACGCGGAAGAATGTTATCAGCTTGGTTTGATCAACTATCTAGTGGAAACTGAACGTCTGGATCGCTTTGCTTTCGAACTGGGTAAAAAGATTAGTTCTCAGTCACCGGCCTCCGTTTATGCCGTTAAGAGATCAGTGGCTTCAAGTATTCCGGGAATCAATGTTCCCTGGGGAGATCCGCGCCAGGTGTTTGTGGATCCTTATGATTTTCCGGAAGGGATTCGTGCCTTTGTTGAGAAACGTTCCCCTCAATTTAAGGATAGGAGAGGCCAACATTGA
- a CDS encoding UGSC family (seleno)protein produces the protein MSIIVLNPTEKPLATAKPLAERLKTLDGKVLGVINNNKTNAPVFLHYLAEQMKKRQNIKDVIWINKKNHSLPINAEELEKVQQCDAVISGVGDUGSCSSSSLLDGIYAEEHKVPAVVICTEAFSIQCQNMARVHGYSHLPLVEINHPLSTAAEETMLQEAMRILPDVLKAIIEKN, from the coding sequence TTGTCCATTATCGTATTAAATCCAACGGAAAAACCTCTAGCAACAGCCAAACCGCTTGCAGAACGACTGAAGACATTGGATGGAAAAGTGTTGGGTGTCATTAATAATAATAAAACAAATGCACCTGTATTCCTCCATTATCTAGCAGAGCAGATGAAGAAGCGTCAGAACATTAAGGATGTCATATGGATAAATAAAAAGAACCACTCACTGCCGATTAATGCTGAAGAACTTGAAAAAGTACAACAATGTGATGCTGTCATTTCAGGTGTAGGGGACTGAGGGTCATGCAGCTCAAGCAGTTTGCTTGATGGGATTTATGCAGAAGAACATAAGGTTCCAGCTGTGGTGATTTGCACCGAAGCATTTTCGATTCAGTGTCAGAATATGGCTCGAGTACATGGTTATAGCCATCTGCCACTAGTAGAGATCAATCATCCTCTGTCCACAGCCGCAGAGGAAACAATGCTACAAGAAGCAATGCGAATTTTACCTGATGTGCTTAAAGCAATCATAGAAAAAAATTAA